A stretch of the Deltaproteobacteria bacterium genome encodes the following:
- a CDS encoding CBS domain-containing protein gives MSPSPYSIQVDATLSDAHELMRSHHIRHLPVLDGDRLVGMVTERDLHLMETLSDVDPDEVTVGEAMTPDPYAVQIGTNLRDVAIALASRKYGSAVVLDGDRVVGVFTTVDALRVLSHLL, from the coding sequence ATGTCGCCGTCGCCGTACTCGATCCAGGTCGACGCCACCCTGTCGGACGCGCACGAATTGATGCGCAGCCATCACATCCGCCATCTGCCGGTGCTCGACGGCGACCGGCTCGTCGGGATGGTAACCGAGCGAGATCTGCACCTGATGGAGACTCTGTCCGACGTCGACCCGGACGAAGTCACCGTCGGTGAGGCCATGACGCCCGATCCCTACGCCGTGCAGATCGGCACCAACCTTCGCGACGTCGCGATCGCGCTCGCGTCCCGCAAGTACGGCTCCGCCGTCGTCCTCGACGGCGACCGCGTCGTCGGCGTGTTCACGACCGTCGACGCCTTGCGCGTTTTGAGCCATCTGCTGTAG
- a CDS encoding ferrochelatase, with amino-acid sequence MTGLLLVNLGTPDRPEPGPVRRYLREFLSDPYVIDIAPVARWLLLNLIILPLRPRKSAAAYRAIWHPERGSPLLFHSRDLEAAVRARLDDDWTVALAMRYGAPSIRDGLIALRDAGVDRIVAFPLYPQYALSSTETSRAAIERTAAEVWDEPPPLAFVAPFYDAPEFVDAFAAVARPALDEARPDHVLFSFHGLPERHVRKTDPTGLHCLHADDCCARIGDANRNCYRAQSFATARALAARLDLPAEDWTVSFQSRLGRTPWIRPFTDEVVVSLAERGIKRLAVVCPSFVADCLETLEEIGLRAAEAFRAAGGERLTLVPSLNSAPEWADAVCALARRAAAAAPLAPGARP; translated from the coding sequence ATGACCGGCTTGCTGCTCGTCAACCTCGGCACCCCGGACCGTCCCGAGCCCGGCCCGGTCCGGCGGTACTTGCGCGAGTTCCTGTCCGATCCGTACGTGATCGACATCGCTCCGGTCGCGCGCTGGCTGCTCCTGAACCTGATCATCTTGCCGTTGCGCCCCCGCAAGAGCGCCGCGGCCTACCGAGCGATCTGGCACCCGGAGCGCGGCAGCCCGCTGCTGTTCCACTCGCGCGACCTGGAGGCGGCGGTGCGCGCTCGCCTCGACGACGACTGGACGGTCGCGCTGGCGATGCGCTACGGCGCGCCGTCGATCCGCGACGGTCTGATCGCGTTGCGGGACGCCGGCGTCGACCGGATCGTCGCGTTTCCGCTGTACCCGCAATACGCGCTGTCGTCGACCGAGACCTCGCGCGCGGCGATCGAGCGCACGGCCGCCGAGGTGTGGGACGAACCGCCGCCACTGGCGTTCGTCGCGCCGTTTTACGACGCGCCGGAGTTCGTCGATGCGTTCGCGGCGGTCGCGCGGCCGGCGCTGGACGAGGCGCGCCCGGACCACGTGCTGTTCTCGTTCCACGGCCTGCCCGAGCGCCACGTGCGCAAGACGGACCCGACCGGGCTCCACTGCCTGCACGCCGACGATTGTTGCGCGCGCATCGGCGACGCGAACCGGAACTGTTACCGCGCCCAGTCGTTCGCGACCGCCCGCGCGCTGGCCGCACGGCTCGACCTGCCCGCGGAGGATTGGACGGTGAGCTTCCAGAGCCGGCTCGGGCGCACGCCGTGGATCCGGCCGTTCACCGACGAGGTCGTGGTGTCGCTCGCCGAGCGCGGCATCAAGCGGCTGGCGGTGGTGTGCCCGTCGTTCGTCGCGGACTGTCTCGAGACCCTCGAGGAGATCGGCTTGCGAGCGGCCGAGGCGTTCCGCGCCGCCGGCGGCGAACGGCTCACGCTGGTGCCGTCGCTCAACAGCGCACCGGAGTGGGCCGACGCGGTGTGCGCACTGGCACGGCGCGCCGCCGCCGCCGCGCCGCTCGCACCCGGCGCGCGGCCGTAG
- a CDS encoding cation diffusion facilitator family transporter, which translates to MASGRGAVVAAVFGNLFLATIKVVAFALSGSGAMLSEAIHSAADTGNQVLLYLGIRRSERPADAMFHYGYGAERFLFALLSAVGIFILGCGVTVYHGIHTLVDPPELRLSWVTVAVLAVSFCVDGAVFVTAVRAIAAAKGKKSFWQHIRTSSDPTVLAVLFEDFVATLGVVVAAVGIGLAHWTGNPMWDGISSIFIGLLLGAVAVWLGWRNRVLILGPAIPADVTAQAVAFLESQPAVEGVRAVKTRIVSADRFRLRADVDYNGRELGRRHAAWLRAQIAAGADPDTIAAEFGERVLDTLADEIQRIERELKQRVPQLRHIDFETDEFAG; encoded by the coding sequence ATGGCTTCCGGCCGCGGCGCCGTGGTTGCCGCCGTGTTCGGCAACCTGTTTCTCGCGACGATCAAAGTCGTCGCGTTCGCGTTGTCCGGCTCCGGCGCCATGCTGTCCGAGGCGATCCACTCGGCCGCCGACACCGGCAATCAGGTGCTGTTGTACCTCGGCATCCGGCGCAGCGAGCGCCCGGCGGACGCGATGTTCCACTACGGGTACGGCGCCGAGCGATTCTTGTTTGCCCTGCTGTCCGCCGTCGGCATCTTCATCCTCGGCTGCGGCGTCACCGTCTATCACGGGATTCACACGCTGGTCGACCCGCCGGAGCTGCGCCTGTCGTGGGTGACGGTCGCCGTGTTGGCGGTGTCGTTTTGCGTCGACGGCGCCGTGTTCGTCACCGCCGTGCGCGCCATCGCCGCCGCCAAGGGGAAAAAGAGCTTCTGGCAGCACATTCGCACCAGCTCGGACCCGACGGTGCTCGCGGTGCTGTTCGAGGACTTCGTCGCGACCCTCGGCGTCGTCGTCGCGGCGGTCGGCATCGGCCTCGCACATTGGACCGGCAACCCGATGTGGGACGGCATCAGCTCGATCTTCATCGGCCTTCTGCTCGGTGCCGTCGCCGTGTGGCTCGGCTGGCGCAACCGCGTGCTGATCTTGGGGCCGGCCATCCCGGCGGACGTCACCGCGCAGGCGGTCGCATTCCTGGAGAGCCAGCCGGCGGTCGAGGGCGTGCGCGCGGTCAAGACGCGCATCGTGTCGGCCGATCGGTTTCGCCTGCGCGCCGACGTCGACTACAACGGCCGCGAGCTCGGCCGCCGCCACGCCGCCTGGCTGCGCGCGCAGATCGCGGCGGGCGCCGACCCGGATACCATCGCGGCGGAGTTCGGCGAGCGCGTCCTCGACACGCTCGCCGACGAGATCCAGCGGATCGAGCGCGAACTCAAGCAGCGGGTGCCGCAGCTGCGGCACATCGACTTCGAGACGGACGAGTTCGCGGGATGA
- a CDS encoding HIT family protein, protein MAETIFSKILRGEIPCHRVYEDDRVLAFLDINPLSPGHTLVIPKEPAETLDKLSDESAAAIGRVLPRLCRAVLAATGAKAYNVLQNNGPSAHQAVFHVHFHIIPKTDSGLGLGIGWKPRRLDPDEGARLAEQIAAHVQ, encoded by the coding sequence ATGGCCGAGACCATCTTCTCGAAGATCCTGCGCGGCGAGATCCCATGCCACCGCGTGTACGAGGACGACCGGGTGCTCGCGTTTTTGGACATCAACCCGCTGTCGCCCGGCCACACGCTCGTGATCCCCAAGGAGCCGGCCGAGACGCTCGACAAGCTGTCGGACGAGTCTGCCGCGGCGATCGGTCGCGTGTTGCCGCGCCTGTGCCGCGCGGTGCTCGCGGCCACCGGCGCCAAGGCATACAACGTCCTGCAAAACAACGGGCCGTCGGCGCACCAGGCGGTGTTCCACGTCCACTTCCACATCATCCCGAAGACCGACAGCGGGCTCGGCCTCGGCATCGGCTGGAAGCCGCGGCGGCTCGACCCGGACGAAGGCGCGCGGCTGGCCGAGCAGATCGCCGCGCACGTGCAGTAG
- a CDS encoding ABC transporter ATP-binding protein, which produces MIEVRDLEARHGAFHMPSLSLDVPTGELLVLLGPSGAGKTVLLESMMGLKRVDRGSVVIDGRDVTALPPERRHIAYMPQDVALFPHLSIRDNILFGRRVRRTMDGADADLDRLADLLHIRHLLGRKRVESLSGGERQRVALARALITKPTVLFLDESFSALDAHIRRQLLVQLRELQQELRLTAVYVTHSQGEASVVGDRVAVLMAGRIVQVDVPEALFLHPADLRVARFIQIANLARVDAVDGAAVVVAGVRVELDQPPATDPASAWLGIAAENVVPLRVGAGASLGLRNVFAGRVARIDRRHARTRMIVDVAGSDGWSITCELSARDRVVGGAWSVGDDIEVHVPPEFVSVFPEEAAQ; this is translated from the coding sequence ATGATCGAGGTGCGCGACCTGGAGGCGCGCCACGGCGCGTTCCACATGCCGTCGCTGTCGCTCGACGTGCCGACGGGGGAGCTGCTCGTGCTGCTCGGTCCGTCGGGCGCCGGCAAGACGGTGCTGCTCGAGAGCATGATGGGGCTCAAGCGCGTCGACCGCGGGTCGGTCGTCATCGACGGGCGCGACGTCACCGCACTGCCGCCGGAGCGGCGGCACATCGCCTACATGCCGCAGGACGTCGCGCTGTTTCCGCACCTGTCGATTCGCGACAACATCCTGTTCGGCCGGCGCGTGCGTCGCACGATGGACGGCGCCGACGCCGACCTCGACCGCCTCGCCGACCTTCTGCACATCCGCCACCTGCTCGGCCGCAAGCGCGTGGAGTCGCTGTCCGGCGGCGAGCGCCAGCGCGTCGCGCTCGCGCGGGCGCTGATCACGAAGCCGACGGTGCTGTTTCTCGACGAGAGCTTCTCGGCGCTCGACGCGCACATTCGCAGGCAGTTGCTCGTGCAACTGCGTGAGCTGCAGCAGGAGCTCCGGCTCACCGCGGTCTACGTGACCCATTCGCAAGGGGAGGCGTCGGTGGTGGGCGATCGGGTCGCCGTGCTGATGGCCGGGCGTATCGTCCAGGTCGACGTCCCGGAGGCGCTGTTTCTCCATCCGGCGGACTTGCGCGTGGCCCGGTTCATCCAGATCGCCAACCTCGCGCGCGTCGACGCGGTCGACGGGGCGGCGGTGGTCGTCGCGGGCGTCCGCGTCGAACTCGACCAGCCGCCGGCCACCGATCCGGCCTCGGCGTGGCTCGGCATTGCCGCTGAGAACGTCGTGCCGCTGCGGGTCGGCGCAGGCGCGTCGCTCGGCTTGCGCAACGTGTTCGCCGGGCGCGTGGCGCGCATCGATCGGCGCCACGCGCGCACGCGCATGATCGTCGACGTCGCCGGCAGCGACGGGTGGTCGATCACCTGTGAACTGTCGGCGCGCGACCGCGTGGTCGGTGGCGCGTGGTCGGTCGGCGACGACATCGAAGTGCACGTGCCGCCGGAGTTCGTGTCGGTGTTCCCCGAGGAGGCTGCGCAATGA
- a CDS encoding ABC transporter permease subunit → MAAVRRHGFSIYLLAGLGAAVACVVAIVAVQLAYTTEGERPIAALREADVRHAVQLSLWTSTASALVALAVALPASYALARWRFRGKVVVDALLDIPIVLSPVVIGVALILVFRSAPGRWVEANVVRFVFEVPGIIAAQFVLALALQIRVLKAAFEDLDPRYEQVARFLGCTPWGAFWRVALPMCRTSLLAAFVLGWARALGDFGASVTVAGSVRNKTETIPVAIYNNLASVQIGKALGLALLLTLVAMAVLVVVRVVGARRSA, encoded by the coding sequence ATGGCCGCGGTGCGACGGCACGGCTTCTCGATCTATCTGCTCGCCGGCCTCGGTGCCGCCGTGGCGTGCGTCGTCGCGATCGTCGCGGTCCAGCTGGCGTACACCACCGAGGGCGAGCGGCCGATCGCAGCGCTGCGCGAGGCCGATGTCCGACACGCGGTGCAGCTGAGCCTGTGGACGTCGACCGCATCGGCTCTGGTCGCGCTGGCCGTGGCGTTGCCGGCGTCGTACGCGCTCGCGCGCTGGCGGTTTCGCGGCAAGGTCGTCGTGGACGCGTTGCTCGACATCCCGATCGTGTTGTCCCCCGTCGTCATCGGCGTCGCGCTCATCCTGGTCTTTCGATCCGCTCCCGGGCGCTGGGTCGAGGCGAACGTGGTCCGCTTCGTGTTCGAAGTGCCGGGGATCATCGCCGCCCAGTTCGTGCTGGCGCTGGCATTGCAGATTCGCGTGCTCAAGGCCGCGTTCGAAGACCTCGACCCGCGCTACGAGCAGGTCGCGCGGTTTTTGGGGTGTACGCCCTGGGGCGCGTTCTGGCGGGTCGCGTTGCCGATGTGCCGCACGAGCCTGCTGGCCGCGTTCGTGCTGGGGTGGGCGCGCGCGCTCGGGGACTTCGGCGCGTCGGTGACGGTCGCCGGCTCGGTGCGCAACAAGACCGAGACCATCCCGGTCGCCATCTACAACAACCTCGCGAGCGTTCAGATCGGCAAGGCGCTCGGCCTCGCGCTGTTGCTCACGCTGGTCGCGATGGCGGTGCTGGTCGTGGTGCGCGTCGTCGGCGCGAGGAGGAGCGCATGA
- the modA gene encoding molybdate ABC transporter substrate-binding protein: MRVPADCPDRRRSLRRPAAALAAAALAALAACSAGEGTAGAAQAGGATVDRPFAGQTLEIFVGSASKPPTEAAARAFERETGAKVEAHFGGSGRMLSEIKLAGRGDVYFPGSSDYMEIAKREGLVFPETERRIVYLVPAINVQKGNPKQIRSVADLARPGVRVGIARPDTVCVGLYAVEVLESLDLAEQVRPNIVTHAESCAKTAQLVSLGTVDAILGWDVFQHWDPDKIETVYLPREQVTRIGYIPAAVAKTTRNRALAEAFIDFLASDEGRALYDKWHYLTTLEQARQYATPDTPVGGEWTLPDRWK; this comes from the coding sequence ATGCGCGTACCCGCCGATTGTCCCGATCGTCGCCGGTCGCTGCGCCGGCCGGCCGCCGCCCTCGCCGCCGCCGCCCTCGCCGCGCTGGCCGCATGTTCGGCTGGCGAAGGGACCGCGGGCGCCGCGCAGGCGGGCGGCGCGACCGTGGACCGTCCGTTCGCCGGCCAGACCCTGGAGATCTTCGTCGGGTCGGCGTCCAAGCCGCCGACCGAGGCGGCCGCCCGCGCGTTCGAGCGCGAGACCGGAGCGAAGGTCGAGGCGCACTTCGGCGGCTCGGGCCGCATGCTGTCGGAGATCAAGCTCGCCGGCCGCGGCGACGTGTACTTCCCCGGCTCGTCGGACTACATGGAGATCGCCAAGCGCGAGGGGCTCGTGTTTCCGGAGACCGAGCGGCGCATCGTCTACCTCGTGCCCGCCATCAACGTGCAAAAGGGCAACCCGAAACAGATCCGCTCGGTCGCGGACCTCGCGCGGCCGGGCGTGCGCGTCGGCATCGCGCGGCCGGACACAGTCTGCGTCGGGTTGTACGCGGTGGAGGTGCTCGAATCGCTCGACCTCGCCGAGCAGGTACGGCCCAACATCGTGACCCACGCCGAATCGTGTGCCAAGACCGCGCAGCTCGTGTCGCTCGGCACGGTGGACGCCATCCTCGGCTGGGACGTGTTCCAGCACTGGGACCCGGACAAGATCGAGACGGTGTACCTGCCGCGCGAGCAGGTCACCCGCATCGGCTACATCCCGGCGGCCGTCGCCAAGACGACCCGCAACCGCGCGCTCGCCGAGGCGTTCATCGACTTCCTCGCCAGCGACGAGGGACGCGCGCTGTACGACAAGTGGCACTATCTCACGACGCTGGAACAGGCGCGCCAGTACGCGACGCCGGACACGCCGGTGGGCGGGGAGTGGACGCTGCCCGACCGGTGGAAGTAG
- a CDS encoding FHA domain-containing protein yields the protein MGCELTNDGSNTTERLDFARHLAGAEYLLIGSEGGWTAVALPRAGTLVLGRGGDCDVRVDHPSVSRRHAELALADGRVTLRDLGSANGTRVGSVTLPAGEPRPVALAQPFSLGAVTCAVHRSIGGLPVAPPAGSSYARTRLREECARAARTGGQLAFALIAVRGAAVGQVERELATELRVSDVSAPAEPGTYELVLPDAPPDAARAAVARIAARLRAAGCAVRSAVAHVPTDATDADRTVAIARSRLTDADRTPSNAPPPPWLDLVDRIADSPLSVLIRGETGVGKELCAAEIHRRSSRRDRPFVKLNCAAFTETLLESELFGYERGAFTGAVAAKPGLLETADGGTVFLDEVGDLPMPLQAKLLRVLEDREVLRVGALKPRRVDVRFVSATNRPLERDIAEGKFRRDLLYRLAGVVVEIPPLRERVDEIEGLAASFVQSICRDIQRPDPPALTPAAIAALRAQPWPGNIRELRNVVERAVLLARGDAITPEDLGLAGDDGPTLDLPSPTRSPSGGGDVDGAAPQRAPRALTAELAEVERRQILAALEQFGGNQTRAARHLGISRTTLQKRMDDYGIPRPRKRRGATGARRDPRER from the coding sequence TTGGGCTGCGAGTTGACCAACGACGGCAGTAACACGACGGAACGACTGGACTTCGCCCGCCACCTGGCCGGGGCCGAGTACCTGTTGATCGGATCCGAGGGCGGGTGGACGGCGGTCGCCCTGCCGCGCGCCGGCACCCTCGTCCTCGGGCGCGGCGGCGACTGCGACGTCCGCGTCGACCACCCGAGCGTGTCCCGGCGCCACGCCGAGCTGGCGCTCGCCGACGGGCGCGTCACCCTCCGCGACCTGGGCAGCGCCAACGGAACGCGCGTCGGCAGCGTGACGCTGCCGGCCGGTGAACCGCGCCCGGTCGCGTTGGCCCAGCCGTTTTCGCTCGGCGCCGTCACGTGCGCCGTCCACCGATCGATCGGCGGCTTGCCGGTCGCGCCGCCGGCCGGCAGCAGCTATGCGCGCACGCGGCTGCGCGAAGAGTGCGCCCGCGCCGCGCGCACCGGCGGGCAGCTCGCGTTCGCGCTGATCGCCGTGCGCGGCGCGGCGGTCGGCCAGGTCGAGCGCGAGCTGGCGACCGAGCTGCGCGTGTCGGACGTGTCGGCGCCGGCCGAGCCGGGCACGTACGAGCTCGTGCTGCCCGACGCACCGCCGGACGCGGCGCGCGCCGCCGTCGCGCGCATCGCCGCGCGCCTGCGCGCCGCCGGCTGCGCCGTCCGCAGCGCCGTCGCCCACGTGCCGACGGACGCGACCGACGCCGACCGCACCGTCGCGATCGCGCGCAGTCGCCTGACCGACGCCGACCGCACGCCGTCGAACGCGCCGCCGCCCCCGTGGCTCGACCTGGTCGACCGGATCGCGGACAGCCCGCTGAGCGTGCTGATCCGCGGCGAGACCGGCGTCGGCAAGGAGCTGTGTGCGGCCGAAATCCATCGCCGGTCGTCGCGCCGGGACCGCCCGTTCGTCAAGCTCAACTGCGCCGCGTTCACCGAAACGCTGCTCGAGAGCGAACTCTTCGGCTACGAGCGGGGCGCGTTCACCGGCGCCGTCGCGGCCAAGCCGGGCCTTCTCGAAACCGCCGACGGCGGCACGGTGTTCCTCGACGAGGTGGGCGACTTGCCCATGCCGTTGCAGGCAAAACTGCTGCGCGTCCTCGAGGACCGCGAAGTGCTGCGCGTCGGCGCGCTGAAACCGCGCCGCGTCGACGTCCGGTTCGTGTCCGCGACGAACCGGCCGCTCGAGCGAGACATCGCCGAGGGGAAGTTCCGGCGCGACCTGCTCTACCGGCTCGCCGGCGTGGTCGTCGAGATCCCGCCGCTGCGCGAGCGCGTCGACGAGATCGAAGGGCTCGCGGCCAGCTTCGTACAGTCGATCTGCCGCGACATCCAACGACCCGATCCGCCGGCGCTCACGCCGGCAGCCATTGCCGCGCTGCGCGCGCAGCCGTGGCCGGGCAACATCCGCGAACTGCGCAACGTCGTCGAGCGCGCGGTCCTGTTGGCGCGCGGCGACGCGATCACCCCCGAGGATCTCGGGCTCGCCGGCGACGACGGCCCGACCCTGGACCTGCCATCGCCGACCCGGAGCCCGTCCGGCGGCGGCGATGTCGATGGCGCCGCCCCCCAACGCGCGCCCCGCGCGCTCACGGCCGAACTCGCCGAGGTCGAGCGGCGCCAGATTCTCGCCGCGCTCGAGCAGTTCGGCGGCAACCAAACGCGCGCCGCGCGTCACCTCGGCATCTCGCGGACGACGCTGCAAAAGCGGATGGACGACTACGGCATCCCGCGGCCGCGCAAGCGGCGCGGCGCGACGGGCGCGCGGCGCGACCCCCGCGAACGATGA